In Coregonus clupeaformis isolate EN_2021a chromosome 7, ASM2061545v1, whole genome shotgun sequence, one genomic interval encodes:
- the LOC121551180 gene encoding dual specificity protein phosphatase 16-like — protein sequence MVFYGERENGTRERPPLSLILPHLYLGAETDVTQDCLGARGISYVLSVSRCSPQPTFLSRSQYHRIPIDDSLLDDLLPHIPEALRFIDGAMSSGGSVLVHCAAGISRSPALAVAYIMYNLGMDLDHAYRFVKERRPSISPNFNFLGQLQHFQGTLAQKASNGNPTIQPIRSLDTCLQSSNENISRGSSVPLSANQIMNIQDNGYVAKDFLEVAKVHNMYNENSTCNIENIETQSLSEKPQQDQRSVSSQLTLSLSSRLRTLTLNLNQNQREAQSLCGAMTPSPNEPAIPTPKPSTLQIPTGIVSLSEKRKSLTLSLSPVGAIPPTPHQNQPESSNSISHKPMRSSASNTNHKMGVEGTSGSKRHGRPSTVALSSSQTDVQQRERSTSCGWPNRCSSRTQAKGEKEGRSQGKREPGQSVEKGRPNLTPKTGKDHSKGRAERETLTGSLSSSSVLNQHSIVVDQQVSPAATLSASAVEAEEGVDAEQGHLSPLNLTVNKLLGWGEKMLLGVLLGPRIKVGQAVLPYRC from the exons ATGGTGTTctacggggagagagagaacgggacaCGCGAGCGGCCACCGCTGTCTCTCATCCTACCGCATCTTTACCTAGGTGCAGAGACTGACGTTACCCAG GATTGCCTCGGCGCCCGCGGGATCTCATACGTGCTAAGCGTGAGCCGCTGCAGCCCGCAGCCTACTTTCCTTTCCCGTTCCCAGTACCATCGCATCCCCATTGACGACTCTCTCCTTGACGACCTGCTGCCCCATATCCCGGAGGCACTGCGTTTTATCG atgggGCTATGTCATCAGGTGGATCTGTGTTAGTTCATTGTGCTGCAGGAATCTCTCGCTCCCCTGCCCTGGCTGTGGCCTACATTATGTACAACCTGGGGATGGACCTTGACCATGCCTACAG GTTTGTGAAAGAGCGCAGGCCTTCAATCTCCCCAAACTTCAATTTTCTGGGTCAGCTACAACACTTCCAGGGAACCCTTGCTCAGAAGGCCTCTAATGGCAACCCCACTATCCAGCCAATCAGATCACTGGACACATGCCTGCAGTCAAGCAATGAAAACATTAGCCGCGGTTCCTCTGTCCCCCTGTCAGCCAATCAGATCATGAATATTCAGGACAATGGCTATGTTGCTAAGGACTTTTTAGAGGTTGCTAAAGTGCATAATATGTACAATGAGAATTCCACTTgtaacatagagaacatagaAACTCAGAGTCTATCAGAGAAGCCACAGCAAGATCAGAGGAGCGTATCGTCACAACTGACGCTGTCTCTCTCCAGCAGACTCAGAACGCTCACTCTCAACCTGAACCAGAACCAGAGGGAGGCCCAGAGCCTGTGTGGAGCAATGACTCCAAGCCCCAACGAACCAGCGATACCAACACCAAAGCCCAGTACACTACAAATCCCAACAGGcattgtgtctctctctgagaaGCGCAAGAGCctcaccctctccctgtctcccgtTGGTGCAATTCCCCCTACTCCCCACCAGAATCAGCCAGAAAGCAGCAACAGCATTAGCCACAAGCCAATGCGCTCCAGCGCTTCCAACACCAACCACAAGATGGGGGTAGAAGGCACCAGTGGTTCAAAAAGGCACGGTCGACCTTCGACGGTGGCCCTTTCCTCCTCACAGACAGATgtacaacagagagagaggagcacatCCTGCGGTTGGCCCAATCGCTGCTCCTCCCGAACCCAGgcgaagggagagaaagagggaagaagCCAGGGTAAAAGAGAGCCCGGCCAGAGTGTGGAGAAGGGGAGGCCTAACTTAACTCCAAAGACAGGGAAGGACCACAGCaagggaagagcagagagggagacactAACAGGGAGCCTGAGCAGCAGTTCTGTTTTGAACCAGCACAGTATCGTAGTTGACCAGCAGGTGTCACCAGCAGCTACGCTGTCTGCATCTGCAGTGGAGGCTGAGGAAGGAGTGGATGCTGAACAGGGCCACCTGTCTCCTCTCAACCTGACTGTCAACAAGCTGCTGGGCTGGGGTGAGAAGATGCTGCTGGGGGTGCTGCTCGGCCCCCGGATCAAAGTGGgacaggctgttctgccctataGGTGCTGA
- the LOC123491321 gene encoding ras-related protein R-Ras-like yields MSAEEERFKLVVVGGGGVGKSALTIQFIQSYFVSDYDPTIEDSYTKICTVDGKETRLDILDTAGQEEFGAMREQYMRSGEGFLLVFALNDTGSYNEIHKFHTQILRVKDRDDFPMVLVGNKADLDQSRVISREEAQGFARENRIHYMEASAKNRYNVDEAFLEVVRAIRKFQETESPPLPANHTGKRKSGGCPCTLL; encoded by the exons ATGTCTGCTGAGGAGGAGAGATTCAAACTGGTCGTCGTGGGCGGGGGCGGTGTGGGGAAAAGCGCCTTGACAATACAATTCATTCAG TCATACTTTGTATCGGATTATGACCCCACCATTGAAGACTCCTACACCAAAATATGCACAGTGGATGGGAAAGAGACACGATTAGACA tcttggACACAGCAGGTCAAGAGGAGTTTGGGGCAATGAGGGAGCAGTACATGCGCTCAGGAGAAGGCTTCTTGCTGGTGTTTGCTCTGAATGACACTGGCAG TTACAATGAGATCCACAAGTTCCACACCCAGATACTGAGAGTGAAGGACCGGGATGACTTCCCCATGGTGCTGGTGGGCAACAAGGCTGACCTGGACCAGTCGAGAGTG aTCTCCAGAGAGGAGGCCCAGGGCTTTGCCAGAGAGAACAGGATCCATTACATGGAGGCCTCTGCTAAGAACCGCTACAACGTAGACGAAGCCTTCCTGGAGGTGGTGCGAGCTATAAG AAAGTTTCAGGAGACTGAGAGTCCCCCTCTACCTGCAAACCACACAGGAAAACGGAAGAGCGGTGGCTGCCCCTGCACCCTCCTTTAA